A part of Gemmatimonadota bacterium genomic DNA contains:
- the urtB gene encoding urea ABC transporter permease subunit UrtB yields the protein MKIKRHNFLRSICALVFILGASSVHAQMDHQLQLGRIASNNRDSITTAVRAISDAKDVAYYALMVALFNGELYLKNNELVIIGEMQEDDYGDTFAPLYTAYPKRHPILDDEGKPLIAPLIDLEEIDSNRRIRSFIQPYLTQMEIFHPDPGKRRIAVETLGNRGDLGAVPMLRDALEKETDSSIQSLIRVALGKLELTHPSPEVRLNAAKALGELNNTFVLSFLRARVEPDADGNIAESDPAVQNEIRNAIQELETFNQIMVVIQTAFVGLSLGSILILIALGLAVIYGQIGIINMAHGEFMMVGAYFTFIVQNICMIVLPAAYIDLFFLLSLPVAFLAAGGMGLLVESLVIRRLYNRPLESLLATWGIGLILVQLARTIFGDLTAVKLPQILSGGFELAPQVMLPYNRIFIIGLTAVILVGLAAFFFKTRFGLRLRAVTQNREMSACMGVPTRRVDAIAFFIGTGIAGIAGWAMTLIGNVVPNMGQTYIVDAFLVVVVGGVGKILGTIVAGLGIGVSNKVIEPFAEAVYAKVLILGLIILFLQLRPTGIFPAKGRDE from the coding sequence ATGAAAATAAAACGCCACAATTTTTTGCGCTCTATCTGCGCGCTGGTTTTCATTCTGGGCGCATCTTCCGTCCATGCACAGATGGATCACCAGTTGCAACTCGGGCGCATTGCTAGCAATAACCGCGATAGTATCACTACTGCGGTCAGGGCTATTTCAGATGCAAAAGATGTCGCTTATTATGCCCTGATGGTCGCGCTTTTCAATGGTGAACTCTATCTGAAGAATAATGAGCTCGTCATTATCGGCGAAATGCAAGAAGACGATTATGGCGATACCTTCGCCCCGCTCTATACCGCCTATCCCAAACGCCATCCCATTTTGGACGATGAGGGCAAGCCCCTCATTGCGCCGCTGATTGATCTCGAAGAGATTGATAGCAACCGTCGCATCCGCTCGTTTATCCAACCCTATCTCACGCAGATGGAGATTTTTCATCCAGATCCCGGCAAGCGCCGCATTGCTGTAGAAACGCTGGGCAATCGCGGTGATCTGGGCGCGGTCCCCATGCTGCGAGATGCTCTGGAGAAAGAAACGGATAGCAGTATTCAAAGTCTGATCCGCGTTGCTCTGGGCAAGCTCGAACTCACACATCCCAGTCCCGAAGTTCGTCTCAATGCGGCTAAAGCGCTGGGTGAACTCAATAATACATTCGTCCTTTCTTTTTTGCGCGCGCGCGTTGAACCCGATGCCGATGGGAATATTGCTGAGTCAGATCCGGCGGTTCAGAACGAGATACGAAATGCGATTCAGGAGTTGGAGACGTTTAACCAGATTATGGTGGTGATCCAGACTGCTTTTGTCGGTCTCAGTCTGGGGTCTATTTTGATTCTGATTGCGCTTGGTTTGGCGGTTATTTATGGGCAGATCGGTATTATCAATATGGCGCACGGCGAGTTTATGATGGTTGGGGCTTATTTTACGTTTATTGTTCAGAATATTTGTATGATTGTCCTGCCCGCTGCGTATATCGATCTGTTTTTTCTGCTGTCTTTGCCGGTTGCATTTCTCGCGGCTGGCGGTATGGGTTTGCTTGTGGAGTCTCTGGTTATTCGCCGTCTTTACAATCGTCCGCTCGAGAGTTTGCTGGCTACATGGGGGATTGGTCTTATTCTGGTGCAACTCGCGCGTACGATTTTTGGCGATCTCACGGCTGTCAAGCTGCCCCAGATTCTCAGTGGTGGTTTTGAATTGGCACCGCAGGTTATGTTGCCGTATAACCGGATCTTTATCATTGGTCTCACGGCTGTTATTCTGGTTGGTCTGGCCGCGTTTTTCTTTAAGACCCGGTTTGGTCTTCGGTTGCGCGCGGTTACACAAAACCGCGAGATGAGTGCTTGTATGGGTGTTCCCACCCGTCGCGTTGATGCGATTGCGTTTTTTATCGGTACGGGTATCGCAGGGATCGCGGGATGGGCTATGACGCTTATTGGCAATGTCGTGCCGAATATGGGGCAGACGTATATTGTCGATGCTTTTCTCGTGGTTGTCGTTGGCGGTGTTGGAAAAATTTTGGGGACTATTGTGGCGGGTCTCGGTATTGGCGTTTCCAATAAGGTTATTGAACCCTTTGCTGAGGCCGTTTATGCCAAGGTTCTCATTTTGGGTCTTATTATCCTCTTTTTACAGTTGCGTCCCACAGGCATTTTTCCCGCGAAGGGGAGAGACGAGTGA
- a CDS encoding outer membrane beta-barrel protein — protein sequence MKKLLLLLALLAFSATSSFAQIKITDNLTVTGFFDMSSTYDTATKSNSLSFDQFEVDFIYNYGHGLSAQADINSLSGGSVDLEQAFVTYKAPNGVSITGGKFLSCSGWETAEPTGLYQYSYSATLVYGGYQNGAAVGFGNGKVGFFGSVVSSVWDGTDTSFDDLGFEAQVAFTPVEAFTAKVAYLWEDMGGFEQSLVNAWGMYATGPVTLAAEYNYLANWGESGNSGYGWILMGNMALSDKVGATVRYSGLDTDADGKFTEITFSPSYTITDNWGVLAELRRDIDSEVTLFAFESIFTF from the coding sequence ATGAAAAAACTGTTGTTGCTTCTCGCGCTGCTGGCTTTTTCCGCCACTTCGTCATTCGCTCAGATCAAAATTACAGATAACCTCACGGTTACGGGATTTTTTGATATGTCGTCAACGTATGATACGGCAACCAAATCCAATAGTCTGTCTTTTGATCAGTTTGAAGTTGACTTTATTTACAATTATGGACACGGGCTGTCAGCCCAGGCCGATATCAATAGCCTCAGTGGTGGCTCTGTTGATCTCGAGCAGGCTTTTGTGACTTACAAAGCGCCGAATGGCGTTAGCATTACGGGCGGTAAATTTTTGAGTTGTTCGGGTTGGGAGACTGCAGAACCCACAGGTTTGTATCAATATTCTTATTCTGCTACACTTGTTTATGGTGGTTATCAAAATGGCGCTGCTGTGGGTTTTGGCAATGGCAAAGTCGGCTTTTTTGGCTCTGTTGTCTCCAGCGTGTGGGATGGGACCGATACCAGTTTTGACGATCTGGGTTTTGAAGCACAGGTTGCTTTTACACCTGTTGAAGCATTTACGGCGAAGGTCGCGTATCTCTGGGAAGATATGGGTGGTTTTGAACAGTCGCTCGTCAATGCCTGGGGAATGTATGCCACGGGTCCCGTGACACTGGCTGCGGAATACAACTATCTGGCGAACTGGGGGGAAAGTGGCAATAGTGGCTATGGCTGGATTTTAATGGGTAATATGGCTTTGTCCGACAAGGTCGGTGCGACTGTGCGCTATAGCGGTCTGGATACAGATGCCGATGGAAAGTTTACGGAGATTACCTTTAGTCCCAGTTATACGATTACCGATAACTGGGGTGTGTTGGCCGAATTGCGCCGCGATATTGATTCCGAAGTAACCCTGTTTGCTTTTGAATCTATTTTTACGTTTTAA
- a CDS encoding NAD(P)-dependent oxidoreductase, with protein MPGSPQTRQSKHWAFNNEVNMKVVIYGSNGQLGPHVVKALEGHVELRLTDLEPFDTPHEMMIVDVSDPDAVARAAEGMDAIVNLSVLRPHRQIAFDVNTLGCYNIMRAAVAHRIPRVINTGPHFTVQGAPYEALDYNIGPDVPPKPSTNLYALSKGLGQEICRIFTTQSDVYVLCYLFYIFCYHDDLSRPGLNRPFLVTWRDASAAFLPGLTIDLKTLPSQCEVFNIFANRPHQKFSNEKAKRILGWQPKDDLSHTYTKENTK; from the coding sequence ATGCCCGGTTCCCCACAAACCAGGCAAAGCAAACATTGGGCCTTTAATAATGAGGTAAACATGAAAGTCGTAATCTACGGAAGCAATGGCCAGTTGGGACCGCACGTAGTCAAAGCTCTGGAAGGACATGTAGAACTGCGCTTAACCGACCTGGAGCCATTTGACACCCCACACGAAATGATGATCGTAGATGTATCAGACCCCGATGCGGTCGCGCGTGCGGCAGAGGGCATGGACGCAATCGTCAACCTATCGGTCTTGCGCCCCCACCGACAGATCGCCTTTGATGTCAACACCCTGGGATGTTACAACATCATGCGCGCAGCAGTTGCACACCGAATCCCGAGGGTCATCAACACAGGACCGCACTTCACCGTACAGGGCGCACCCTACGAGGCATTGGATTACAACATCGGTCCCGATGTCCCCCCCAAACCCAGCACAAACCTATACGCCCTATCCAAGGGCCTGGGCCAAGAAATCTGCCGAATCTTCACCACACAGAGCGACGTCTATGTACTGTGTTACTTATTCTACATCTTCTGCTATCACGACGACCTGTCAAGACCCGGTCTGAACCGCCCGTTCCTCGTAACCTGGCGCGATGCATCAGCCGCATTCCTACCGGGCCTGACCATCGACCTCAAAACCCTCCCATCGCAATGCGAAGTCTTCAACATCTTTGCAAACCGACCGCACCAGAAATTCTCAAACGAAAAAGCAAAACGCATTCTGGGATGGCAACCAAAGGATGATCTGTCCCATACTTATACAAAGGAAAACACAAAATGA
- a CDS encoding S9 family peptidase, which yields MARISPDGEYLSYLAPVAGVLNVWVTAVEDPDSARPITKDEERGIRLYIWTYDGQHILYYQDAKGDEDWHVYATNITTGETRDLTPFEKVNAQILSVNEKTPNEILVGINNRNPQLHDVYRIALSTGERTLIEENPGFVSYLFDNDDRTRFAMTFSPTGGQEILQRDESNQWQPFIEVPNTDALTTYLTGFDKSNQILYLIDSRKRNTAALFTLDLVSRKQELVAEDDRADVGGILVHPTEKHVQAVSFIYDRNRWHVLDPAIQEDMDYLHSVEDGELSITSRTLDDRLWTAAYVLDNGPVKYYLYDRTRKQANYLFSNRTDLDEYQLARMHSLTIKSRDGWNLVRYLTLPPDSAPEGDARPSNPVPLVLLVHGGPWGRDIWGYNSEHQWLSNRGYAVLSVNFRGSTGFGKEFTNAGNGEWAGKMHDDLIDAVNWAIREKITQRDQVAIMGGSYGGYATLVGLTFTPETFVCGVDIVGPSNLVTLLQNVPPYWIPILPMMKDRVGDWTTEEGQQSLLAKSPLARVDQIQRPLLIGQGANDPRVKQVESDQIVEAMKQKNIPVTYVLYPDEGHGFARPENRLSFYAVAEAFLSEHLNGRFEPVGEDFQGAKIQVPEGADQVPGLQTALA from the coding sequence ATGGCCCGAATCAGTCCCGACGGCGAGTACCTGAGCTACCTCGCGCCAGTGGCGGGCGTTTTAAACGTCTGGGTCACCGCAGTAGAAGATCCCGACTCAGCCAGACCGATCACCAAAGACGAAGAACGCGGCATCCGCCTCTACATCTGGACCTATGATGGGCAGCACATCCTGTACTACCAGGATGCCAAAGGCGACGAAGACTGGCACGTGTACGCGACGAATATCACCACAGGCGAGACCCGAGACCTGACGCCCTTTGAAAAAGTCAACGCGCAGATTCTCTCAGTCAATGAAAAGACGCCCAACGAGATCCTGGTCGGCATCAACAATCGCAATCCGCAGCTACACGACGTCTATCGAATCGCGCTTTCCACCGGCGAGCGGACCCTGATCGAAGAGAATCCGGGCTTTGTCTCTTACCTGTTCGACAACGACGACCGCACGCGCTTTGCCATGACATTTTCGCCGACCGGAGGACAGGAGATCCTCCAAAGGGATGAGAGCAACCAGTGGCAACCCTTCATAGAGGTTCCCAACACCGACGCCCTGACAACCTATCTGACCGGCTTCGACAAATCAAACCAGATCCTCTACCTGATCGACAGCCGCAAGCGAAACACGGCCGCCTTATTCACCCTCGACCTAGTGTCCAGGAAACAAGAACTGGTAGCCGAGGACGACCGCGCGGATGTGGGTGGGATATTGGTTCATCCAACAGAGAAACACGTACAAGCCGTATCGTTCATTTACGACCGCAACCGCTGGCATGTGCTGGACCCGGCGATTCAAGAGGACATGGATTACTTGCACTCGGTGGAAGACGGCGAATTGTCCATCACCAGCCGCACGCTCGACGACCGCTTGTGGACAGCGGCCTACGTCCTGGACAACGGGCCGGTCAAATACTACCTGTACGACCGCACAAGGAAGCAGGCGAATTACCTGTTCAGCAACCGCACAGACCTGGACGAGTACCAACTGGCCAGGATGCATTCGCTGACCATCAAATCCCGCGACGGATGGAACCTGGTCCGCTATCTAACGCTCCCCCCCGACAGCGCGCCCGAAGGCGACGCGCGCCCGAGCAATCCGGTCCCGCTGGTTTTACTGGTGCACGGGGGTCCCTGGGGACGCGACATCTGGGGCTACAATTCAGAGCATCAATGGCTGTCGAACCGCGGTTACGCCGTACTGAGCGTCAACTTCCGCGGTTCGACCGGCTTCGGCAAAGAATTCACCAACGCCGGCAATGGCGAGTGGGCCGGCAAAATGCACGACGACCTGATTGACGCTGTCAACTGGGCGATCCGTGAAAAGATCACGCAACGCGACCAGGTGGCGATCATGGGCGGCAGCTACGGCGGATACGCGACCCTGGTCGGATTGACCTTCACCCCCGAGACATTCGTCTGCGGCGTCGATATTGTCGGCCCGAGCAACCTCGTCACATTGCTACAAAACGTGCCGCCCTACTGGATTCCAATCCTCCCAATGATGAAAGACCGCGTAGGTGACTGGACGACAGAAGAGGGCCAGCAATCCTTGCTGGCCAAATCGCCGCTTGCGCGTGTAGATCAGATCCAGCGGCCTCTGCTGATCGGCCAGGGAGCCAACGACCCGCGCGTCAAGCAAGTCGAATCCGATCAAATCGTCGAGGCGATGAAGCAAAAAAACATCCCCGTGACCTACGTGCTTTACCCAGACGAAGGGCACGGATTTGCACGACCGGAAAACCGCTTATCGTTTTACGCCGTTGCTGAGGCGTTCTTATCCGAGCACCTGAACGGACGATTTGAACCGGTCGGAGAGGACTTTCAAGGAGCGAAAATTCAGGTGCCAGAAGGCGCGGACCAGGTCCCCGGACTCCAGACGGCCCTGGCGTAA
- the pelA gene encoding pectate lyase has translation MKLCLFLIFYFLAIGLCQANDSIETAKAQTYEAIDLHPLRDGMSHWRKRYGRDRNDPMYNPSQIVHIAENTLAYQNADGGWPNNIDWQAQIDPDTVRAIKGERRMVSTFDNHNTYSQIDYLAKVYIATDLDRYRNAVERGLDYIFREQQPTGGWRGWDVDAITYNDGVMIGIMTLLKDIADRKPQFAWTSHELHAKAKAALHRAIAVTLKCQIVVKGKKTGWSQQHDHITYKPVKARTYELPSITAGQTAKIVHFLMRIENPSSKIIDAIETAVQWFQEAKIEGIRLKRIEIDPTRFRNHTATTDLIVVKDPDAPPLWARFHEIGTNRPFMANRDGNKVYSLSQVALERRTGYAWYGYWPARILEKDYPMWKNKNRRQE, from the coding sequence ATGAAACTTTGCCTATTTTTAATCTTCTATTTTCTCGCTATTGGGCTTTGTCAAGCCAACGACAGTATTGAAACAGCCAAAGCGCAAACCTATGAAGCCATTGACCTGCACCCATTGAGAGACGGGATGAGTCACTGGCGCAAGCGATATGGACGCGACCGCAATGACCCGATGTACAATCCCTCGCAAATTGTCCATATTGCCGAGAACACGCTCGCTTACCAGAACGCAGATGGTGGTTGGCCCAATAATATAGATTGGCAGGCGCAGATTGACCCCGACACAGTCAGAGCGATCAAAGGCGAACGGCGGATGGTCAGCACATTTGACAATCACAACACGTACTCACAGATTGATTATCTGGCAAAAGTGTACATTGCGACTGACCTGGATCGATATCGCAATGCAGTCGAACGGGGTCTGGACTATATATTCCGCGAGCAACAACCCACAGGTGGATGGCGCGGTTGGGATGTAGATGCCATTACTTATAATGACGGCGTAATGATTGGCATAATGACCCTGTTGAAAGATATCGCAGACCGCAAGCCTCAATTTGCATGGACAAGCCATGAACTACACGCCAAAGCCAAAGCCGCACTGCACCGGGCGATTGCTGTAACCCTGAAATGCCAGATCGTCGTCAAAGGCAAAAAAACGGGATGGAGTCAGCAACACGACCATATAACTTATAAACCCGTAAAAGCGCGCACTTATGAACTGCCGTCCATTACAGCGGGACAAACGGCGAAGATCGTGCATTTTTTAATGCGTATTGAAAATCCGAGCTCCAAGATAATAGATGCAATCGAAACTGCGGTACAATGGTTTCAAGAGGCAAAAATAGAAGGCATTCGACTAAAACGCATCGAAATAGACCCCACGCGCTTTAGAAATCACACAGCGACCACAGACCTGATCGTTGTCAAAGACCCGGACGCCCCGCCTTTGTGGGCGCGCTTTCACGAAATAGGTACAAACCGCCCCTTTATGGCCAACCGGGACGGCAACAAAGTCTATTCTCTATCACAGGTCGCCCTGGAAAGACGAACCGGATATGCGTGGTATGGATACTGGCCCGCGCGAATTTTGGAAAAAGATTATCCCATGTGGAAAAACAAAAACAGGAGACAGGAATGA
- a CDS encoding NAD(P)-dependent oxidoreductase: MNVLITSGKTALSRALSADLSKEHNVVLTDLVEVETDCDFVKCELGHEGETETLVHGMDAIVHLAELPEELKNDEREIDFQTRCTYNIMHAAREKNVPHVIYISSLSLFASCDPNWNVTEVWAPRPTTESGPMARYLGEFTCREFAREHSVRVTCLRFGDIDGDGDTALTTEDAVKAIGKALVKNGPMWRVLHVQSDVANARFPTNQAKQTLGL, encoded by the coding sequence ATGAACGTATTGATCACCTCGGGCAAAACAGCACTATCCCGGGCACTATCAGCGGATCTGTCGAAAGAACACAACGTCGTACTGACAGATCTCGTAGAAGTAGAAACAGATTGCGACTTTGTTAAATGCGAACTCGGGCACGAAGGAGAAACAGAAACCCTCGTACACGGCATGGACGCCATCGTGCATCTCGCGGAACTGCCCGAAGAACTGAAAAATGACGAACGGGAAATAGACTTTCAAACCCGATGTACTTATAACATCATGCACGCAGCACGGGAGAAAAACGTCCCCCACGTCATCTATATCAGTTCCCTCAGCCTATTCGCGTCATGCGACCCCAACTGGAACGTCACAGAAGTCTGGGCACCGCGACCCACAACAGAATCGGGTCCCATGGCGCGGTACCTGGGTGAATTTACCTGCCGGGAATTTGCGCGAGAGCACTCAGTCCGCGTAACCTGCTTGCGATTTGGAGACATAGACGGCGATGGCGACACAGCATTGACAACAGAAGACGCGGTAAAAGCCATCGGCAAGGCACTGGTAAAAAACGGACCCATGTGGCGGGTATTGCACGTACAATCAGACGTTGCAAATGCCCGGTTCCCCACAAACCAGGCAAAGCAAACATTGGGCCTTTAA
- a CDS encoding aldo/keto reductase, with protein sequence MIYRTFGKTGWRVSVVGLGTWNLGNQWGELSDREATDIILAAIDNGMNLLDAAESYGIPNGMSELRIGKTLTPSMRDKLIIVSKIGNWGSRTGAPVPKTGVDAIRLCGHACLGRMQTDRIDVMLCHEGGIEDPTVYIEGFDTLCEEGFVRTYGISTNSLDVLKNFYEISNGVCAVVEVDYSLINREPEAGFLDYCTEKNLGILVRGPLAKGVLSGKYNRESVFGDTVRDDWNPGQSDREEYEDMLDKLEAIRQTIGDDSKLVETALRYVISHKSNPVVIPGATKVEQVIDNTRAGTALLDEDLYRKLGGNI encoded by the coding sequence ATGATATATCGAACATTTGGCAAAACGGGATGGCGCGTTTCCGTCGTAGGATTGGGAACGTGGAACCTGGGCAACCAGTGGGGCGAGTTGAGCGACCGAGAAGCAACCGATATTATATTAGCCGCGATTGACAATGGCATGAACCTGCTGGACGCCGCCGAATCCTATGGCATCCCCAATGGCATGAGTGAATTGCGCATAGGCAAAACCCTGACCCCATCCATGCGCGACAAGTTGATTATCGTGAGCAAAATCGGCAACTGGGGAAGCCGCACCGGAGCGCCTGTGCCAAAAACAGGCGTTGATGCCATTCGCCTGTGCGGACACGCCTGCCTGGGACGCATGCAAACCGACCGAATCGACGTCATGTTATGCCATGAAGGTGGCATTGAAGACCCAACCGTGTACATCGAAGGTTTTGATACCCTGTGCGAAGAGGGCTTTGTCCGCACCTATGGCATATCGACCAACAGCCTGGATGTCCTGAAAAACTTCTACGAAATATCGAACGGCGTCTGCGCCGTAGTAGAAGTGGATTACTCACTCATCAATCGCGAACCAGAAGCGGGATTTCTCGATTATTGCACAGAAAAAAATTTAGGCATCCTCGTGCGAGGCCCATTGGCCAAAGGCGTCTTATCCGGCAAATACAACCGCGAAAGCGTATTTGGCGACACCGTGCGCGACGACTGGAACCCGGGACAATCCGATCGCGAAGAATACGAAGACATGCTGGACAAGCTGGAAGCCATCAGACAAACCATTGGAGACGACTCAAAACTGGTAGAAACCGCTCTCCGATATGTCATCTCGCACAAATCCAATCCCGTCGTCATCCCGGGCGCGACAAAAGTCGAGCAAGTCATAGACAATACGCGAGCAGGTACCGCCTTACTGGATGAAGATCTGTATCGGAAATTGGGAGGAAACATCTAA
- a CDS encoding CoA-binding protein: MTIPERIDEFLKGKAFGVVGASRDRAKYGNKILRCYLQNGLAAYPINPKETEIEGQPCFPDIDSLPEPVHGISIITPPPVTETIIPQAHEAGIQHVWMQPGAESTTAISTGEELGLSVIGDGSCLLVVLGYREDG, encoded by the coding sequence ATGACAATCCCAGAACGAATCGATGAATTTCTCAAAGGAAAAGCATTCGGCGTTGTCGGCGCATCGCGAGACCGGGCAAAATACGGCAACAAAATCTTGCGGTGTTATCTACAGAACGGATTGGCCGCTTATCCCATCAACCCCAAAGAGACAGAAATAGAGGGACAACCCTGTTTCCCCGATATAGATTCACTCCCCGAACCCGTTCACGGCATCTCAATCATCACACCACCTCCCGTGACAGAAACCATAATCCCTCAAGCTCACGAAGCCGGCATTCAACACGTATGGATGCAACCTGGGGCTGAGAGCACAACCGCAATTTCAACGGGAGAAGAACTGGGACTTTCGGTTATCGGCGACGGCTCGTGTCTGCTCGTCGTATTGGGCTATCGAGAAGATGGATAA
- a CDS encoding 3-dehydro-L-gulonate 2-dehydrogenase, translated as MQTRVPFEKLKDAFVAALLKAELSQDRAELCGRLFAENQRDGVYSHGLNRFPGLLAKLSEGRLDGTAEPECVNALGVLEQWDGKMGIGLVNAHLAMGRAIELAKANGMGCIGLRNTNHWMRAGAYGLQAADAGCIGMCWTNTTPLMPPWGATEKRIGNNPMTMAIPRKEGHILLDMAMSQYSNGKLEVLQARGETLPIAGGFDTEGNLTCDPGAILDSKRALPIGYWKGSALAIVLDTLAALLSAGQTTHDIGAQGDEHAVSQTYIAIDVTSLNGRELCERIVNGIIDDLHEVHESARYPGEGMLRTRRESLEKGVVVEEDQWEELLRI; from the coding sequence ATGCAAACACGGGTTCCTTTTGAAAAATTAAAAGACGCATTTGTCGCGGCGCTCCTGAAGGCAGAATTATCACAGGACCGCGCGGAATTATGCGGGCGATTATTCGCAGAAAATCAGCGCGACGGTGTCTATTCCCATGGCCTGAACCGATTTCCCGGGCTACTGGCAAAACTTAGCGAAGGGCGATTAGACGGCACAGCCGAACCCGAATGCGTAAACGCCCTCGGCGTCTTAGAACAATGGGATGGCAAAATGGGAATAGGGCTGGTCAATGCCCATCTCGCAATGGGACGCGCAATAGAACTCGCAAAAGCAAACGGCATGGGATGTATAGGCTTGCGCAACACCAACCACTGGATGCGTGCCGGAGCTTATGGCCTGCAAGCCGCCGACGCGGGATGCATCGGCATGTGCTGGACAAATACAACCCCGCTCATGCCGCCCTGGGGCGCAACGGAAAAACGCATTGGAAACAACCCGATGACAATGGCCATCCCCAGAAAAGAGGGACACATCCTCTTGGACATGGCGATGAGCCAGTATTCCAATGGCAAACTGGAAGTCTTACAAGCGCGAGGAGAGACCCTGCCCATCGCCGGAGGATTTGATACAGAGGGCAATCTGACATGCGACCCCGGTGCCATACTCGATTCAAAACGCGCCCTCCCAATCGGCTACTGGAAAGGATCGGCACTCGCGATCGTACTCGACACCCTCGCCGCGCTATTATCAGCTGGTCAAACAACGCACGACATCGGCGCACAGGGCGATGAACACGCCGTATCGCAAACCTATATTGCAATTGACGTCACATCATTAAACGGACGTGAACTATGTGAACGCATTGTAAACGGCATCATTGACGACCTGCATGAAGTTCACGAATCCGCGCGCTATCCCGGCGAAGGCATGTTGCGAACGCGACGCGAGAGTCTGGAGAAAGGAGTGGTGGTAGAGGAGGATCAGTGGGAGGAATTATTGAGGATATAA
- the urtA gene encoding urea ABC transporter substrate-binding protein → MKKFLNILFAAALLCTTGLSVHAEETVKLGVLHSLSGTMAISEVSLRDVVLMAVGEINASGGVLGKKIEPVVVDPASDWDLFAEKAKMLLREENVAVTFGCWTSVSRKSVLPVFEESNGLLFYPVQYEGEECSRNIIYTGATPNQQLIPAAEYLMSEEGGSYKKFYLLGTDYVFPRTANKILRAFLLHKGVPEENIVEEYTPFHHQDYQTIVQKIKRFAANGDAAVLSTINGDSNVPFYKEFANQGLTSAMCPIMAFSVAEDELRSMDTEFLVGHLAAWNYFQSISSADNRAFVKKFKDYCAANGLPGGAKRVTDDPIVWSYVGVYLWKAAVEKAGSFDVDAVRPALYSLKFDGPGGTVMMDPVNHHLHKPVLIGEIRKNGQFKIVYETDGLVAPDPWDDITSADKDCDHVKYMGTYMLGQ, encoded by the coding sequence ATGAAAAAGTTTTTGAATATTTTGTTTGCCGCTGCACTGCTATGCACTACAGGTCTTTCTGTTCACGCAGAGGAGACTGTTAAACTCGGCGTGTTGCACTCTCTGAGCGGGACTATGGCGATCTCTGAGGTTTCACTGCGCGATGTCGTGCTTATGGCTGTTGGAGAGATCAATGCCAGTGGCGGCGTGCTGGGTAAGAAGATTGAACCCGTGGTTGTCGATCCGGCATCGGATTGGGATCTGTTTGCCGAGAAAGCCAAAATGCTGCTTCGGGAAGAGAATGTCGCTGTGACTTTTGGTTGCTGGACTTCGGTTTCGCGCAAGTCTGTTTTGCCGGTTTTTGAAGAGAGCAATGGTTTGCTCTTTTATCCGGTTCAATACGAAGGGGAGGAGTGTTCTCGCAATATCATTTATACCGGTGCTACGCCCAACCAGCAGTTGATTCCCGCTGCTGAATATCTGATGAGTGAAGAAGGCGGCAGTTATAAGAAGTTTTATTTGCTGGGTACGGACTATGTTTTTCCGCGTACTGCGAATAAGATTCTTCGCGCTTTCTTGCTGCACAAGGGTGTGCCTGAAGAGAATATCGTTGAAGAATATACGCCTTTTCACCATCAGGACTATCAGACCATAGTTCAGAAGATCAAGCGCTTTGCCGCAAATGGCGACGCCGCTGTCTTATCCACTATCAATGGCGATTCCAATGTTCCGTTCTATAAGGAATTTGCCAACCAGGGTCTCACATCGGCGATGTGCCCGATTATGGCGTTTTCTGTTGCTGAAGATGAATTGCGTTCGATGGATACGGAGTTTCTCGTCGGTCATCTGGCTGCCTGGAATTACTTCCAATCTATTTCCTCTGCGGACAATCGCGCATTTGTGAAGAAATTTAAGGATTATTGCGCGGCAAATGGGTTGCCCGGTGGTGCCAAGCGGGTTACTGACGATCCCATTGTGTGGTCTTATGTGGGTGTTTATCTGTGGAAAGCTGCTGTGGAAAAAGCCGGTTCTTTTGATGTTGATGCCGTGCGTCCCGCGCTTTACAGCCTCAAGTTTGACGGTCCGGGGGGTACGGTGATGATGGATCCGGTGAATCACCATTTGCACAAGCCCGTGCTGATTGGCGAGATCCGCAAGAACGGTCAATTCAAGATTGTATATGAGACCGATGGCCTCGTCGCTCCCGATCCCTGGGACGATATCACGAGTGCGGACAAAGATTGCGATCATGTCAAGTACATGGGAACCTATATGCTGGGTCAGTAA